The following are from one region of the Bacillus methanolicus MGA3 genome:
- a CDS encoding MarR family winged helix-turn-helix transcriptional regulator, with protein MRLEDLRKNDGAEIVADIEKELRYISGIIKQKGREILSNYTITPPQFVALQWLFEEGDMTIGELSNKMYLAFSTTTDLVDRMEKNKLVMRVKDPNDRRVVRIHLLEEGGRIIEEVIKKRQAYLQEVLRNYSVEEVIALKNNLTRLHQDMREE; from the coding sequence ATGAGGCTGGAAGATTTGCGAAAAAACGATGGAGCAGAAATTGTAGCAGATATTGAAAAAGAATTACGATACATATCCGGCATAATTAAACAAAAGGGAAGAGAGATTTTAAGCAATTATACCATTACTCCTCCCCAGTTTGTGGCGCTGCAATGGCTTTTTGAAGAAGGTGACATGACAATCGGTGAACTCTCAAATAAAATGTATCTTGCATTCAGCACAACTACAGATCTCGTTGACAGGATGGAAAAAAATAAACTCGTTATGAGGGTAAAGGATCCAAATGACAGGAGAGTCGTCCGCATTCATCTCCTTGAAGAAGGCGGCAGGATCATTGAAGAAGTAATCAAAAAAAGACAGGCATATTTGCAGGAAGTATTAAGAAATTATTCAGTTGAAGAAGTAATTGCACTGAAAAATAATTTAACAAGATTGCATCAAGATATGCGTGAAGAATGA
- the ilvB gene encoding acetolactate synthase large subunit has protein sequence MLQETAFTEKKAEKKAISGAELLLEALVKENVEVIFGYPGGAVLPIYDKLYDSKILHVLPRHEQGGIHAAEGYARITGKPGVVIATSGPGATNIVTGLTDAMMDSLPLVVFTGQVATGVIGTDAFQEADILGITTPITKYNYQVRNIEDIPRIVKEAFYIASSGRPGPVLIDIPKDMAASVAVVPDDVEVNLPGYQPNTQPNYLQIRKLTEAVSSAKRPVILAGAGVLHAKASEELKKYAEQQQIPVVHTLLGLGGFPANHPLFVGMAGMHGCYSANMALYECDLLINIGARFDDRLTGNLQHFAPKATVAHIDIDPAEIGKNVPTQIPVVADAKEALTQLIAQEGKRPENTEWLNTIQEWKTKHPFHYEKDATLKPQKVMEMLYEKTNGDAIVVTDVGQHQMWAAQYYPLKKPDRWVTSGGLGTMGFGLPASIGAQLADPDACVLSISGDGGFQMCSQELAVIAELQLPIKIIILNNQALGMVRQWQEIFYQSRYSHSKFPTLPSFVKLAEAYGIKGYEIHTEEEAETILDQVLHTREPVLLDFHVNPDENVYPMIAPGKGIHEMVGVKQ, from the coding sequence ATGTTGCAGGAAACTGCCTTTACGGAAAAAAAGGCTGAAAAAAAGGCGATAAGTGGCGCAGAATTATTGCTTGAAGCACTGGTAAAGGAAAATGTTGAAGTAATCTTTGGATATCCGGGTGGGGCTGTTCTTCCGATTTACGATAAGCTTTACGATTCTAAGATCTTACATGTGCTCCCCAGGCATGAACAAGGAGGCATTCATGCTGCCGAAGGTTACGCAAGAATCACTGGGAAACCAGGGGTAGTCATTGCCACATCTGGTCCTGGAGCTACTAACATTGTGACCGGATTGACAGATGCCATGATGGATTCCTTACCGCTTGTAGTATTTACAGGGCAAGTAGCAACAGGAGTAATCGGGACGGACGCTTTTCAGGAGGCAGATATTCTCGGTATTACGACGCCAATAACCAAATACAATTACCAGGTTCGCAACATTGAAGACATTCCTCGGATCGTAAAAGAAGCATTTTATATTGCCTCGAGCGGAAGGCCGGGTCCGGTCTTAATCGATATTCCGAAAGATATGGCTGCGTCTGTTGCTGTTGTTCCAGATGATGTGGAAGTCAATTTGCCGGGATATCAGCCGAATACCCAGCCAAATTATTTACAGATTAGAAAATTAACAGAGGCAGTAAGCAGTGCAAAACGTCCGGTTATTTTAGCTGGTGCAGGCGTCCTTCATGCGAAAGCATCAGAAGAATTAAAGAAATATGCCGAACAGCAGCAAATCCCTGTTGTCCATACGCTCCTTGGTTTAGGAGGATTTCCGGCAAACCATCCTTTGTTTGTAGGAATGGCAGGTATGCATGGTTGTTATTCAGCCAATATGGCACTGTATGAATGTGATTTACTCATTAATATCGGGGCTCGTTTTGATGACCGGCTTACCGGAAACCTGCAGCATTTTGCCCCAAAGGCGACAGTTGCACATATTGATATTGATCCTGCAGAGATCGGCAAAAATGTTCCAACACAAATTCCGGTTGTTGCTGACGCCAAGGAGGCATTAACCCAGCTGATCGCTCAAGAAGGAAAGCGGCCAGAGAACACGGAATGGTTGAACACTATACAGGAATGGAAAACAAAGCATCCGTTCCACTATGAGAAAGATGCTACACTAAAACCGCAAAAAGTTATGGAGATGCTGTATGAGAAAACGAATGGCGACGCAATTGTTGTCACTGATGTTGGACAACATCAAATGTGGGCAGCTCAATATTATCCTTTAAAAAAGCCGGACAGATGGGTAACGTCTGGCGGTTTAGGAACAATGGGTTTTGGGCTTCCCGCAAGCATTGGAGCCCAGCTGGCAGACCCTGATGCATGTGTCCTTTCGATTTCAGGTGATGGCGGTTTTCAAATGTGCAGCCAGGAGCTTGCGGTTATTGCCGAACTACAGCTTCCGATAAAAATAATTATTCTTAACAACCAAGCACTCGGAATGGTCCGGCAATGGCAGGAGATCTTTTATCAATCCCGTTATTCACATAGTAAGTTTCCAACACTGCCTTCATTCGTGAAATTGGCGGAAGCATATGGAATAAAAGGCTATGAAATTCACACAGAAGAAGAAGCGGAAACAATCCTTGATCAAGTTTTGCATACTCGGGAGCCGGTTCTTCTCGATTTCCATGTAAATCCTGATGAAAATGTCTATCCGATGATCGCACCAGGAAAAGGGATTCATGAAATGGTAGGTGTTAAACAGTGA
- a CDS encoding GerMN domain-containing protein, whose amino-acid sequence MSINKKTTLVFAVFLLSVILSGCGLLSREAKKIDPPQDVSYLEEGETAVTKEKGAKEKETAGQEKAVEETVKTELYLIDKDGYVVPQTLALPKTKSVAKQALEYLVDQGPVSELLPNGFRAVLPADTKMTVKIKDGTAVVDFSKEFANYKPEDELKILQSITWTLTQFDSVQKVKIQMNGKELTEMPVNGTPISGELSRKDGINMDTTDVADITNSKAVTVYYLGGDEDSYYYVPVTRRVENTEKDSIVAAVSELIKGPGNGSPLLSEINPDAKLLDKPKMENGNVTLNFNDAIYGSFKDKMISQHVLNSLVLSLTEQKGIESVSIKVKGKTEIVNENGEKLTEPVSRPEKVNTGSF is encoded by the coding sequence ATGTCTATAAATAAAAAAACAACCCTTGTATTTGCTGTTTTTCTTTTATCAGTTATTTTGTCAGGTTGCGGGTTGTTAAGCCGTGAAGCGAAGAAGATAGATCCGCCTCAAGATGTAAGTTATTTAGAAGAGGGAGAAACAGCGGTAACAAAAGAAAAAGGCGCTAAAGAGAAAGAAACAGCCGGACAAGAAAAAGCGGTGGAAGAAACAGTTAAAACAGAGCTTTACTTAATTGATAAAGATGGATATGTTGTTCCGCAAACATTGGCTCTTCCAAAAACGAAAAGTGTAGCGAAACAAGCGCTCGAATACCTAGTTGATCAAGGGCCGGTTTCAGAACTTCTTCCTAATGGATTCAGGGCTGTATTGCCGGCTGATACGAAAATGACGGTAAAAATAAAAGATGGGACGGCTGTTGTTGATTTCTCCAAAGAATTTGCCAACTACAAACCAGAGGATGAATTAAAAATCCTGCAGTCTATTACATGGACGTTAACTCAATTTGATTCTGTTCAAAAAGTAAAAATCCAAATGAACGGAAAAGAGTTAACAGAGATGCCGGTTAACGGAACCCCAATCAGCGGAGAGTTAAGCAGAAAAGATGGAATAAACATGGATACGACTGATGTGGCAGACATTACAAATTCGAAAGCTGTAACCGTCTATTATCTTGGCGGGGATGAAGATTCTTATTATTATGTTCCTGTCACTCGTCGTGTAGAAAATACGGAGAAAGACAGCATTGTAGCAGCAGTTTCTGAACTGATTAAAGGGCCGGGAAATGGCTCGCCTCTACTAAGCGAAATCAATCCGGATGCAAAGCTATTGGATAAACCAAAAATGGAAAATGGAAATGTTACTTTAAATTTTAATGATGCTATTTATGGAAGCTTTAAAGATAAAATGATTTCCCAGCATGTGTTGAACTCGCTCGTTCTTTCTTTAACAGAACAAAAAGGAATTGAAAGCGTATCAATAAAGGTGAAGGGAAAAACAGAAATAGTAAATGAAAACGGCGAAAAGCTTACAGAACCTGTATCCCGTCCTGAAAAAGTGAACACAGGTAGTTTTTAA
- the ilvC gene encoding ketol-acid reductoisomerase: MAKMYYNGDANEQYLNGKKVAVIGYGSQGHAHAQNMRDSGVDVVIGLRKGKSWEKAEQDGFKVYSVGEATAQADVVMILLPDELQPKVYKEEIEPNLTNQALMFAHGFNIHFNQIVPPKECDVLLVAPKGPGHLVRRTYQEGAGVPALFAIYQDVSGEAKELALAYAKAIGSLRAGALETTFKEETETDLFGEQAVLCGGLTALVKAGFETLTEAGYQPELAYFECLHELKLIVDLMYEGGLAGMRYSISDTAQWGDFVSGPRVINDQVKQEMKAVLKDIQEGKFAKGWILENQANRPVFNAINEREKEHPIEKVGRELRKMMPFVNKDKKKEVVASAKN; this comes from the coding sequence ATGGCAAAAATGTACTATAACGGAGATGCAAATGAACAATATTTAAACGGGAAAAAGGTAGCAGTAATCGGGTACGGTTCTCAAGGACACGCCCATGCACAAAACATGCGTGACAGCGGAGTTGATGTTGTTATCGGATTAAGAAAAGGGAAATCATGGGAGAAAGCTGAACAAGACGGTTTTAAAGTTTATTCGGTTGGTGAAGCAACAGCACAGGCAGATGTGGTAATGATTTTGCTTCCTGATGAATTGCAGCCGAAAGTGTATAAAGAAGAAATCGAACCAAATTTAACAAACCAGGCTTTGATGTTTGCCCACGGATTTAACATTCATTTTAACCAAATTGTTCCGCCAAAAGAATGTGATGTATTGCTTGTCGCACCAAAAGGCCCAGGTCATTTAGTAAGAAGAACGTATCAAGAAGGGGCTGGAGTCCCTGCTTTGTTTGCCATTTATCAAGATGTTTCCGGAGAAGCAAAGGAACTTGCGCTTGCTTATGCAAAAGCAATTGGTTCTTTACGCGCAGGGGCTCTTGAAACAACATTTAAAGAAGAAACAGAAACCGATTTATTCGGTGAACAGGCTGTTCTTTGCGGCGGGCTTACAGCACTTGTTAAAGCAGGATTTGAAACGCTGACAGAAGCAGGTTATCAGCCGGAACTCGCTTATTTTGAATGTTTGCACGAACTTAAATTGATCGTGGATCTTATGTACGAAGGCGGCTTAGCCGGTATGCGCTACTCCATTTCAGACACAGCTCAATGGGGTGATTTCGTAAGCGGTCCGCGTGTTATAAACGATCAAGTGAAACAAGAAATGAAAGCTGTATTAAAAGATATTCAGGAAGGTAAATTTGCGAAAGGCTGGATTTTAGAAAACCAAGCGAACCGTCCTGTCTTTAACGCTATCAATGAGCGTGAAAAAGAACATCCAATTGAAAAAGTCGGAAGAGAATTAAGAAAAATGATGCCATTTGTTAATAAAGACAAAAAGAAAGAAGTGGTCGCGAGTGCGAAAAATTAA
- the rph gene encoding ribonuclease PH has protein sequence MRVDGRESMQLRTIHIEPNFLKHPEGSVLITVGDTKVICTASIDDRVPPFMRGEGKGWITAEYSMLPRATEQRNIRESSKGKVSGRTMEIQRLIGRALRAVVDLENIGERTIWLDCDVIQADGGTRTAAITGAFVAMAMALYKLYEKKSLGKYPVNDFLAATSVGILENKQIVLDLNYVEDSKAEVDMNVVMTGSGEFVELQGTGEESTFSYGQLQDLLKVAQEGLMELFEIQQEVLGDKISNLIKQNREGKERKS, from the coding sequence ATGCGTGTTGATGGCCGAGAATCAATGCAATTAAGAACGATACATATTGAACCGAATTTTTTGAAACATCCTGAAGGCTCTGTCCTTATTACAGTTGGAGACACGAAAGTTATTTGTACGGCAAGTATTGATGATAGGGTTCCGCCGTTCATGCGCGGGGAAGGAAAAGGATGGATTACGGCAGAATATTCGATGCTTCCAAGAGCGACTGAACAAAGAAACATAAGGGAATCTTCAAAAGGCAAAGTGTCAGGCCGCACGATGGAAATTCAGCGGCTGATCGGCCGAGCTTTACGGGCAGTTGTAGATTTAGAGAACATTGGAGAAAGAACAATTTGGCTTGATTGTGACGTTATTCAAGCAGATGGCGGGACAAGAACTGCAGCGATTACCGGTGCGTTTGTAGCTATGGCTATGGCACTCTATAAGCTTTATGAAAAAAAGTCGCTTGGAAAGTATCCCGTAAATGATTTTCTTGCAGCAACAAGTGTAGGGATTCTCGAAAATAAACAAATTGTATTGGACTTGAATTATGTAGAAGACTCAAAAGCGGAAGTAGATATGAATGTAGTGATGACCGGAAGCGGGGAATTTGTTGAATTGCAAGGAACAGGTGAAGAATCTACCTTCTCCTATGGGCAATTGCAGGATTTATTGAAAGTAGCGCAGGAAGGGCTTATGGAATTATTTGAAATTCAACAAGAAGTGCTTGGAGATAAAATTTCAAACCTAATTAAACAAAATAGAGAAGGCAAAGAGAGGAAAAGTTAA
- a CDS encoding metallophosphoesterase: MTKILIVSDSHGSKVELEKLLEKHGDEVDIMLHCGDSELSSSDPILEHFRAVRGNCDFDRRFPEERLEEVGDRQILVTHGHRYSVKSSLLNLSYRGKEVNADIICFGHSHVLGAEMIDDMLFINPGSILLPRLRKERTYVILELSGESAFMHVYDIESGEMPDLFSEFRLQK; the protein is encoded by the coding sequence ATGACCAAAATTCTGATTGTCAGTGACAGTCACGGGTCTAAAGTAGAGCTTGAAAAATTGCTTGAAAAGCACGGGGATGAAGTGGACATCATGCTTCATTGTGGAGACTCTGAGCTTTCAAGTTCTGACCCCATTTTGGAGCATTTTCGGGCGGTACGAGGAAATTGTGATTTTGATAGAAGGTTTCCTGAAGAAAGGCTTGAAGAAGTCGGTGACAGACAGATATTGGTTACTCATGGACACCGCTACTCTGTTAAAAGTTCTTTATTAAACCTCAGCTATCGCGGGAAAGAAGTGAACGCTGATATTATTTGCTTTGGACATTCCCATGTCCTTGGTGCTGAAATGATTGATGATATGTTGTTTATAAACCCGGGAAGCATTCTTTTGCCTAGGCTGCGCAAGGAAAGAACATACGTAATTTTAGAGCTGTCCGGAGAGTCGGCTTTTATGCATGTGTATGATATTGAATCAGGAGAAATGCCTGATTTATTTTCGGAATTTAGACTTCAAAAGTGA
- the ilvE gene encoding branched-chain-amino-acid transaminase, which yields MSEQWIYLNGEFVTKENAKISVYDHGFLYGDGVFEGIRVYSGNIFRMKEHMDRLYRSAKSIMLEIPHTQDELTEIIAETVQRNRFEDAYIRVVVSRGVGDLGLDPNNCKEASVVVIVEPLSIYPKELYEKGLEIVTVATRRNRSDVLSPKVKSLNYLNNVLVKIEAHLANVKEALMLNDQGYVAEGSADNIFIVKNGVFITPPGYVGALEGITRNAVMEIAEELGYEVKEEPFTRHDVYTADEVFLTGTAAEVIAVVKVDGRVIGDGVPGVHTKKLLEKFRERVVKEGVKVNFQQEAPHVS from the coding sequence GTGTCCGAACAATGGATATATTTAAACGGCGAATTTGTGACAAAAGAGAACGCCAAAATTTCGGTATATGATCATGGGTTTTTGTACGGAGACGGAGTTTTTGAAGGAATTCGCGTATACAGCGGCAATATCTTTCGAATGAAAGAGCATATGGATCGGCTCTATAGATCGGCAAAGTCGATTATGCTTGAAATTCCTCATACTCAGGATGAGTTAACAGAAATCATCGCTGAAACAGTGCAAAGAAACCGGTTCGAAGATGCCTATATTCGGGTTGTTGTCTCAAGAGGCGTTGGAGATCTAGGTTTAGATCCAAATAATTGTAAAGAAGCTAGCGTTGTTGTTATTGTCGAACCGCTATCTATTTATCCTAAAGAATTATATGAAAAAGGACTGGAAATTGTCACAGTAGCAACAAGGCGAAATAGGTCGGATGTATTAAGCCCTAAAGTAAAATCCTTAAACTACTTAAATAATGTACTCGTTAAAATCGAAGCTCATTTAGCGAACGTTAAAGAAGCGCTTATGCTAAATGATCAGGGCTATGTCGCTGAAGGATCGGCAGATAATATTTTCATCGTAAAAAACGGGGTTTTCATAACACCCCCTGGCTATGTTGGAGCTCTCGAAGGCATTACTAGAAACGCTGTAATGGAAATTGCTGAAGAGCTTGGCTACGAGGTGAAAGAAGAGCCGTTTACAAGACATGATGTTTATACGGCAGATGAGGTTTTCCTTACAGGAACCGCAGCTGAAGTTATTGCAGTTGTAAAAGTGGATGGCAGAGTAATCGGAGATGGTGTACCTGGCGTCCACACGAAAAAATTATTGGAAAAATTCAGGGAACGAGTAGTTAAAGAGGGAGTTAAAGTAAATTTTCAACAGGAAGCCCCGCATGTTAGCTAA
- the ilvN gene encoding acetolactate synthase small subunit: MKRIISLTVLNRPGVLNRITNLFSKRNYNIESITVGHSEQEGVSRITCVVHVENDRIIEQITKQLNKQIDVIKVTDMSDQSIVARELALIKVLAPPHTRSEIYSLIQPFRASVIDVSKDSLVIQITGETEKVEAFIELIKPYGIKELARTGTTAFPRGIQRTSNSAKTISIV, from the coding sequence GTGAAGAGGATTATTTCCTTAACAGTTTTAAATCGTCCCGGTGTGTTAAACCGCATTACTAATCTATTTTCCAAACGGAATTACAATATCGAAAGCATTACAGTTGGACATTCGGAACAAGAAGGGGTATCAAGAATCACCTGTGTTGTTCACGTAGAAAATGACAGAATCATCGAACAAATTACAAAACAATTAAACAAACAAATTGATGTTATCAAAGTCACCGATATGAGTGATCAATCAATTGTAGCCCGGGAACTTGCGTTAATAAAAGTTCTTGCTCCGCCTCATACCAGAAGTGAAATCTATTCACTTATTCAACCGTTTCGGGCTTCTGTTATCGATGTGAGCAAAGACAGCTTGGTTATTCAAATTACAGGTGAAACTGAAAAGGTGGAGGCATTTATCGAATTGATAAAACCATATGGAATCAAAGAACTGGCAAGAACGGGTACGACGGCATTCCCGAGAGGAATCCAGCGTACATCAAATTCAGCCAAAACAATTTCTATCGTTTAA
- the racE gene encoding glutamate racemase, giving the protein MKQPIGIIDSGVGGLTVAKEVMRQLPNEQIFYLGDTARCPYGPRTSEEVKTFTWQMTRFLLEKNIKMLVIACNTATAVALDEIRRELPIPVIGVIYPGARTAIKVTKNRRIGVIGTEGTVRSRAYEKALKSINHQVTVKSLACPKFVPLVESGEYFGPVAKKIVAETLQPLRNKDLDTLILGCTHYPLLEPLIKNFMGKGVNVISSGEETAREMSTILHHNGLLRESKEEPVHQFFTTGSTGIFTKIASQWLGKPIENVSMIKLG; this is encoded by the coding sequence TTGAAACAACCAATAGGCATCATAGATTCGGGAGTTGGCGGATTGACGGTTGCCAAAGAAGTCATGCGTCAGCTGCCGAATGAACAGATTTTCTATCTTGGGGACACAGCACGGTGCCCTTATGGTCCGAGGACAAGTGAAGAAGTAAAAACATTTACTTGGCAGATGACCAGATTTTTGCTTGAGAAAAATATTAAAATGCTCGTTATTGCGTGCAATACAGCTACAGCTGTCGCCCTCGATGAAATTCGTCGAGAGCTGCCGATCCCGGTTATCGGGGTAATTTATCCCGGAGCAAGAACTGCAATAAAAGTAACAAAAAACCGAAGAATCGGAGTTATTGGCACAGAAGGAACCGTTAGAAGCAGGGCTTATGAGAAGGCATTGAAATCTATAAATCACCAAGTAACGGTCAAAAGCCTTGCCTGTCCGAAATTTGTCCCACTTGTTGAGAGCGGTGAATATTTCGGACCGGTGGCCAAAAAAATTGTTGCCGAGACTTTACAGCCCTTAAGAAACAAAGATCTTGATACGCTTATATTAGGATGTACCCATTATCCTCTTTTAGAGCCTTTAATAAAAAATTTCATGGGAAAAGGCGTAAATGTAATCAGTTCAGGTGAAGAAACGGCAAGGGAAATGAGTACGATTCTTCATCATAACGGGCTCCTGCGTGAAAGCAAAGAAGAGCCGGTCCATCAATTTTTTACGACAGGCTCAACAGGCATTTTCACAAAAATTGCTTCCCAGTGGCTTGGAAAACCGATTGAAAACGTAAGTATGATAAAGCTTGGATAA
- a CDS encoding XTP/dITP diphosphatase, which yields MKEVIIATKNRGKAKEFESMFKSKGFQVKTLLDYPEIGEIEETGSTFEENAVLKAETVSKQLGKMVIADDSGLIVDALDGRPGIYSARYAGEEKNDEANMDKVLKELEGVRDNERTARFYCSLAVAFPNQPTLLFSGTCEGLILKERRGTNGFGYDPIFYVVEKGKAMAELSPEEKNLISHRANALRKLEEQLDIVLEREERP from the coding sequence GTGAAAGAGGTTATTATTGCCACAAAAAACAGAGGAAAAGCGAAAGAGTTTGAATCGATGTTCAAGTCAAAGGGTTTTCAGGTAAAAACCCTTCTTGATTATCCTGAAATAGGCGAAATTGAGGAAACGGGCTCAACGTTTGAAGAAAATGCTGTATTAAAGGCTGAAACTGTTTCTAAGCAATTGGGCAAGATGGTTATTGCTGATGATTCAGGCTTGATCGTAGATGCTTTAGACGGCAGGCCAGGCATATATTCGGCACGTTATGCAGGCGAGGAAAAAAACGATGAAGCAAACATGGACAAAGTACTTAAAGAGTTGGAAGGCGTCCGGGATAATGAACGGACTGCCAGGTTTTACTGTTCCCTTGCTGTTGCGTTTCCCAATCAGCCAACTTTACTATTTTCCGGTACATGTGAAGGCTTGATTTTGAAAGAAAGAAGAGGTACGAACGGATTCGGCTATGATCCGATTTTCTATGTAGTGGAGAAAGGAAAGGCAATGGCAGAGCTATCTCCGGAGGAGAAAAATCTAATCAGTCATCGTGCTAATGCCTTAAGAAAATTAGAAGAGCAGCTTGATATCGTTTTAGAAAGGGAAGAGAGGCCATGA